DNA from Brassica napus cultivar Da-Ae chromosome C4, Da-Ae, whole genome shotgun sequence:
TCCGGCAGCGAAACTTCTTCCTCCTTGACGGAAAAATCACTCTCCATCGCCACGGCGttgttctcttcctcttcttcttctcctccgttAAGCTTAGACTTCAGTTTACTAATCTGCATgaaaaagtttcaatctttcaacataaagtttcaatctttaagcagaaaaagtttgaatttttgttaCCTCTTGAAGAAGAGATTCATTGTCACTGCGGAGGGAATCAAAGTTATGGCGGAGAGAATCGTACTGGGTTTTAAGAACACCGTAATCTTTCTCAAGCTGTTTTGTCTTCCACCGTGCACGGCGGTTCTGGAACCAAACAGCTACTTGACGAGTTTGAAGACCAAGTTCTTGAGCTAACTTCACTTTCCTCTCAGGCTCAAGCTTGTTCTCTAACTCGAAGTTCTTCTCCAGGGCTTTGACTTGGTTAATGCTTAACCGTCTCTTCTTCTCAGTTTGTCCTCTCTCCTCAGCTAtcgcttcttcttcatcctcatcgTAACCTTCAAGCATCGACCCGTATCTTCTTGGACTCTGCTCATCTGTTTGACGAATTGAGGTAATTTTAAggtaaaaattatgaaattaaggGCTTGCTAGAAAATTAGCTAAATAAAAAGGTTAAGATTAACAACCTGTAGAAGATGTGTGACATAAAGAGATCAGACCACCCACTGAATCTGAACTTCTTAATCTCTTCATCATCAGATAACACTTAATGAAAGGTCTCTCAAAAATCTTTGTTTACTTTCAAGATTACTACTTGATAATATTGTCTCTCTTGAAACCCACTAACAAAAGTGCAAGCTTTGATGGAAGAGACGAATGCACATAAATCAAGCCAATGGAGAGATTCTATTTAGAGAGAGATTGAGTTCTTTTTCTTATGAACAAGCTTGCTTTCACACTCTCTCTGTTTAAATAAACTCAGCTTGGGTTAGAGTTTAACCATGATTAAGTCAGTAGATATTGTTGggtattttttggtaaataaaatgttaaaccaaaaatattcaATATCCTTGATTTCGATTTGAGGGGACCACCGGCTGTACCCAGTTACCTCAAGGCTTCTTCCGGTATCACTGGAACTCGTGcgagaaaaaataattaaaaaactttcttgagaaaaaaaaacaatggagattgaTGGCTCGCCTTACTCTAATCGACTTGGCTCGGCTTAAGCTTTACGTGGAAAGGAATTTCCAGTCCACCCACCACCACTGGGGACTATTTACCTCCCTAAAAAATGTTCTTTTTGGATAATcgaatatatttaataaataaaatacagtTTCGTTTTAGCGTTCAGTATTCACTATATAAGTCCAATTACATAAAAAGAAGTACTGTTATAATAACTAGAACTTATTATTGTCTGCTTATATTTCtatgctatatatatttttgatcagtaaactattttattatattattttatttactctCCAAGTATAATATgtcaaaacttttttaaaaaatttcctcTCTAAATTATCATCCAgtgttataaaatattacaaagtattttaaaaagtgaagaaaaaaataaacaaaacttcAGTAGGTTTGATATGCGATAACTTTCTTAGTCAATATATcaacataaatattaatttacctttacttatgaaaaaaatttgaaCCTAAGTGAAAATAGTTTTCCAACGTTTAATAGTATATCATCATAAGTATTTGTTGGGTTGGATTAtgatatatacacacacacatatatatatatatatatatatattaaaaaatattttttctttatatatttgaagaaaatttaattaaaatgcaTATTATGATGTCAAATTAAACCatttaactaaataaattataatatatcatagtttttaaaaacaataatatatctTGCTTTTtcttgtatataatttttaacagaaATGACCATTAGGTAGATGTAACAGTTAGAAGTCAGATACTTTAACTTCCACATTTGCAGAGAGAATAGGATACAATGGTTTTGAGCTTCCGCATGTGTAAATGATCTTGCAaagttttatgtattaaatatactttattttactttttcataCTGACATATAGTCAAACAGATTCATAATCTGAAATTtctctattatattattaatattggaGGTAGttgaaactatatattatatttagttaaatattttttatttcaaacgAATAATAGTATATTTCTCACTAACTTGAATTAGTCAACGATTATGATTAAAGTCAAGAAATAATTTTGGTAGATGATGGAAGCAAACGTGATGGTCCAAAAGCGGCCATTGGCAACAAAGGATCTGAGGAGAGAGGAGTGAGGAGTGAGACTCGAAGTGAACTATTAGTTAGAGAGCTATAAGTTCAAGACGAACTGATACCGAGGATGAACAGCATAGTAATCAAATCCTCCCTTTGGCCGACTTCGTTTCCCATTaagttgtttcttttattcattgatcttgttctctgcACCTTAAGTTGTCGAATGTTTGAGCAAAGCCAAAGCTCAATTTTGACTTCCTTGAAAAAGTGGTGACATCAAGCTTCCACGTGGCAGGATAGTGTCCGCCTGGAACCCCTTCAGTAGCCTGCAAGAAATATggaatatgtattaaaaattaataaggcCAGAAAATGGAGAATCCCAATATATAAAGACGGATGAGGGCCATGAGGCTACCTCAAAATATTTGATGAGTTTTTTTGAGTGATGCCATAGACTTCCAGCATATATAACTTAACCTCCTCGTTTCATCAACAGAAGTTGCATACTTGCATTAATCCAAAGATGATTTGTCAAATGTATTCTGGTTTCGGGACTCAAAAGTAGAGTATTCCATGGGCAAACCTCATCGACGGATTTGAAAATGTGATGCCCTAAGAATAACAATGGTGGCAGCCCTTGCATACCAGATGTAGGCTTGTCCATGAAGATTAAAGAAATGACTACTAATTCAACTGAAATAGTAAGCCTTTTCCTCTGTTCTGGCAAATGACCATTAACTCGAGGAAGGCCAAGTATAGAGTTTttaagaggtttaagctccactaaCTCCATTACTTCTTCAACAAACATCTATCATTCATATAAAATGGCAAAAGAGGTTACAACTTTTATAACATCTCGCGAGtagttataaaaacaaaattaaattttcagcTTAGTAATAGTACTTTCCTCTCATTTTTGGCATCTATATCAGCATCTTTGCCACCTGTTATAATGGCATTCATGGAACAACTCACAATAAGAAAATTCGCTCCGGTCTTGATCAGCCTCGGGATCAAGATTAAATTCGGTTTCTTCACCAGCCATCTTCATCACAACAAAGTCCCCTCTCTCTATCACACCCCTTCAGCCAGTCTACTATATTAAACCCTTGAATCAGATTCTCCTCTCAAGCTATTCTTCATATTTCCCTAGCCATTGCTTTAGCCTCCACTTCCTTTCATGGACGTGATTTATCTCAGACGACAATATCTCTTCCCTTACCCATGCTGCAAACGGCAATAGCTGCCTCTTCTTCTTGACCTTATACTCCTCATGAAAGGCTTTGTCAGCTTCCATGGCAAAAGCATGGAAAGTTTTATTCTGCTTTCGGTACTCTTTCTTGTACCAACATCATGTATATGTATCTTTAGAGGCTCCTATTTAATCAGAGGCTCAACATCCATGatcaagtttcttttgtaacatGGGATCCAAGACTTGCCACCGGAATCAACACAATAATTCTTGGGGACCTTCAACCTCCAAAGTACCTATGAATTAAAAATTATCTCATATGAGGCATCGACGAATCAAAACCATCTTTATCACCCATATTCACCAATCtgcaagaattaaaaaaaatcaagaatgaACTAAACTGTATGTAATATCGGTAGTAGATGAAAGGTTGAGTGGAAATACAGAGTAACAGAATTTTCAAGACCAAAACTCAGATCATGATAACCATTTGAGCATATGAAATGGAAAATGAAGAATGAAAAAACTGGTTCTAGTTACTGAACTCTCAAAGGATCAAAACCTCCACAATAAATGAAATATGTAAGTCAAATTAAGCCATGTAATCTTGTGCATGCCCAATTTTTTGTTCAACTAATTTGGTATGCGTAAATTTAACTATGTGAAGACTTACCGTGAAATTATGCGTTTAAGTAGACATTAAACTTGGTAATGACGTAACTATACTCATCACAATTAATAGGAGAAGAGCAAGTGCTTTctctgaaaataaattttaattagaacAATAGTTAGAGAGAAGAACATTGCATAGGCATATATTCAAACTAGAACCATTGTACTAAATATGGGGCTATTTCTCACATTAACGTTCGGTTCTGTTCATTGAGATACTTCCTTGCACCTGTGACTTTCCATATCTCAGGTCCAGTAGTCGCATAGAGTGGATCTGTTTTGAACAATTCAAAATTCACAACCAGACATAAAACATATTTCATATAAAGCACTACTAAAATGATAAGCAATACCTTTGGCTTGACAACACTCGCAAACTGTCGAGCACGTAAACATTGGGTGTTATGGCCAAAATCTCAACATTAAACGAAAAAAACTATAGCAGTGGATACGACGGAGGGAGTCGTGTCTCTGACGAAGTATCTTGGATCAAACATGCAAGCACACAGAAGTCTCTCAGATTAAGGATATGTACCCTTGGTGGCAGACAACATCACCGGATCCAAGCGTGTGAGCTTCTCCGTCACGTCAGTGTAACGTTGGAGAACCGGAGGCAAGTATTTTGTCCAGTGGTAGAAGCTGGAAAGATCTACAGACTCAAATGAGTTTATATCGGAGGAGAAACAAAGGGAATTGGAACGATCTCTCGTGAATGGAGGagtaaaacattaattaaatgaaaagtGGGGGTCGACATTAATACACCTTAACAGCAAATTGCAGAGAAATGAAATTTCCCAATGGGAGTGCAAGAGGCGTCGTTGAACGATCTATGGTTGGAGTGAGAGATGTGGCATATTGGAGTCTTCTAATTGGTTGTTTTAATTTGCTGAGGTGGATAGGCTGAGAGAGCTTCATattccccttttagtattgttagattATATCACATCTAAATAagatgaaaataattaatagatgCATATATTGTACCCTAGTGACAATCTCTTTGGGCTTGATGGGTACCCACATCAGTCCTTGGTTCGATTTCCCATGGAAACTAAATTATCATCACTTAGCTAGTCTGAGTTTGGATTTCGGTCTAAGTGGTTTTCACGGTGGATCGTAACAGATGATCGGTTCACCCTTTGGCATTAGTCGGAAGGTATTCCAAACTCGGGTCAAGTAATGTGGTAGCCACTCCACTCTGTAGCACTAAGTGCGTTCTTTCCGAGGGCGACCGGATCAGCCGATaggatttatcaaaaaaaatatctatatatatatatatatataaatatgttggtATCTCTCCTGCTTTGCCAAGTGGAAAGTCGTTCGCTGCAGAGGCGACACGTGTCCGTCACAACATTATTTGGACTTCAGACTTATAAATTTTGGGCCTTATACTACTCTAATTTTTCAAGTCCGGTAACCCACAAAGTCCGCCTCTGAACCAGCAGCCGTAatcaattatatatagatagataacaaaaaaaatccacgTCATCGTAAACTACTTTACCAATTAAATTATTTGTCGGTCTCTTTAGGCTCTATTATTTATGACTCTAAACTTTGATTTgagtatatacaataatattattCTTACTATAGTCAACTAGCAAATgaaaaatagatttgattcatccgccaatttatttttctaagttAATATATGGTCAATAATTGTAtctcaattttaatttataaataaatagaatgaCGAGAGGTTTGAGATCAAACATTAAAATCGATGTGCCGTTAACCAGTACTACAAAGCTCTGCACACATGAAATTAGCCATGTGTTTACCTGTAACTGAAGAATCGAACCTtaccaaataaaaaactaaatcgaaactaaatcaaatttcataaatcatgtatatttctttatatcatgtattctatatttttctgaaactaaaatatcaaaaacaaacgagaaccgaaccaaaatcaataagggtatgaatggtgaccaaggaACGACGAGGAACAAATGCATTCCCTAACATTCCttaaaaaaatcaccattcataaggaataatttttccttttcattccctaccattcctttttttttagagaaataaagaacaaattaaTTCCTTGTTAAATATGGGATGAAACaaccattccttttcattcctgcaATTTTGTTTCTCTACGTTCCTTTTCTATTCGTTCCTCTTGTTTCTAGAATGGTCACCAGTCAGACCCTAAGTATCtcatttgaaatataatttacaaatctaaaatattaaataaacttatttttacaGTAACAAATATCataaacttattatttataaactgaaCTATCCAAAATGAATTATATGAATACCATTTccctaaattatttaaaattatataagctACCTGATAATTTATCCAAAAAACTTAAATCACCTGTTTTTTTCCTGGCAAAAAacaatttatcaataaaatttactcaaattaaccaaaataatcTGAAACGTCCGTAACCGAAAGAGACccgattttgtttttgatattagTTGGTTCCCCACTTTGTTGTCCAAACtgaacaaaataacaaaatatctgaacgagaattgaatcaaattttataaataaccgaacatatctTATATCtgtagaattaaaaaataaaccaaaacaattccaaaaaaaaaaaattataaaaaagtttgaattttaaaaaagtataat
Protein-coding regions in this window:
- the LOC106429400 gene encoding homeobox-leucine zipper protein ATHB-6, which codes for MMKRLRSSDSVGGLISLCHTSSTDEQSPRRYGSMLEGYDEDEEEAIAEERGQTEKKRRLSINQVKALEKNFELENKLEPERKVKLAQELGLQTRQVAVWFQNRRARWKTKQLEKDYGVLKTQYDSLRHNFDSLRSDNESLLQEISKLKSKLNGGEEEEEENNAVAMESDFSVKEEEVSLPENITEEPPSSPPELLEHSDSFNYRSFTDLRDLLPLKAAASSFAAAGSSDSGDSSAVLNEESSSNVTVTPTAVPGGSFFQFVKMEQTEDHDDFLSGEEACGFFSDEQPPSLHWYSAVDHWT